From a single Planococcus shenhongbingii genomic region:
- a CDS encoding DUF3006 family protein, which produces MRGTLDRIEDGQLAVILLEEEQREIVLPVQYLPKGSRVHSWFEIVMDGEEIISIALDEETAESKMNEAEDLMQKLRSRRRSSRFKRE; this is translated from the coding sequence ATGAGAGGGACATTAGACCGGATCGAGGATGGCCAGTTAGCCGTCATTCTGCTGGAAGAAGAACAGCGGGAAATTGTGTTGCCCGTCCAGTATTTGCCGAAAGGCAGCCGAGTGCATTCATGGTTTGAGATAGTGATGGACGGAGAGGAAATCATCTCCATTGCATTGGATGAAGAAACGGCCGAGTCGAAAATGAACGAAGCAGAAGATTTGATGCAGAAACTAAGATCCCGGCGCCGGAGCAGCCGCTTTAAACGGGAATAA
- the glgB gene encoding 1,4-alpha-glucan branching protein GlgB — protein sequence MSDTLVSFTPETLSDFHNGKMIDAYLYFGSHIHHNETLFAVWVPDVKSVAVVIIDPQELNEERHQMAPLSLDTTIWEVRIPEKLAGFIYEYEIETADGDVIRKTDPFARANEKRPQHRSIVSAKSKHVWSKAALYQKKNIVKNHFEKPMAIYEVHIGTWKRNKEGGFLTYRELAAELIPYVKKQGFTHIELLPITEHPLDESWGYQTTGFFAPTSRYGTADDLKYFIAKCAENSIGLISDWVPGHFCVDTHALASFNGTDLYEEKRPERRSNPDWGTLNFDVQKGEVVSFILSSAHYWFDEYKFDGCRMDALVNLLFIPNRPERPHNEEGAAFLRILTTSLKLHYPEAILIAEDAWHYPKVTGEVEEGGIGFHYKWNFGMVHDAQAYMKTMPSERSEVHRKITFSMVYYHEERYISTFSHDELIPEKGSLLGKMPGTLEEKFHQLRLLLGFWIAHPGKKLLFMGQEFGHFEPWDFRPQLDWHLFDLKVHRQMALFTKELLTFYKKEKAFFELDYELKGFEWLEADNSEQSVISFIRRGHSAEDTCIVVCNFSDLKYEGYQVGLPAAGVYQQIFSTADAAYGGPGNGRETEFAAQEVPWNKQRYSMEIELPAFTMSIWKQKQDGSVEA from the coding sequence TTGAGCGATACCTTGGTTTCTTTTACACCTGAAACATTGTCGGATTTTCATAATGGAAAGATGATAGATGCCTATTTATATTTCGGCTCGCATATTCATCACAACGAGACTCTCTTTGCAGTTTGGGTACCGGATGTGAAAAGCGTGGCAGTCGTCATTATAGATCCGCAGGAACTGAATGAAGAGCGTCATCAAATGGCTCCACTTTCGCTCGACACAACTATTTGGGAAGTCCGGATACCGGAGAAATTAGCCGGTTTCATTTACGAATATGAAATTGAAACCGCAGATGGGGATGTGATCAGAAAAACGGATCCTTTTGCACGGGCAAATGAAAAAAGGCCGCAGCACCGGTCAATTGTGTCTGCTAAGTCAAAGCATGTATGGTCAAAGGCTGCGCTGTACCAAAAAAAGAATATCGTGAAAAATCATTTTGAAAAACCGATGGCTATTTACGAAGTACATATTGGAACATGGAAGCGGAACAAAGAAGGTGGTTTTCTAACTTACCGTGAGTTGGCTGCGGAATTGATTCCTTATGTAAAAAAGCAGGGGTTTACTCATATTGAACTTTTGCCGATTACCGAGCATCCACTGGACGAATCATGGGGATACCAAACGACCGGCTTTTTTGCGCCGACCAGCCGTTATGGAACAGCGGATGACTTAAAATATTTTATCGCCAAATGTGCTGAAAACAGCATTGGATTGATTTCCGATTGGGTGCCCGGACATTTCTGTGTTGATACTCATGCCTTGGCTTCGTTTAATGGCACAGATCTTTACGAAGAAAAACGGCCGGAGCGCAGGAGTAATCCCGATTGGGGCACATTGAATTTTGATGTCCAAAAAGGTGAAGTCGTCAGTTTCATTTTATCGAGTGCGCATTATTGGTTTGATGAGTATAAATTTGATGGCTGCCGGATGGATGCACTCGTAAATCTGCTGTTCATCCCGAACCGGCCGGAAAGGCCGCATAACGAAGAAGGGGCAGCATTTTTGCGGATTCTGACGACGAGCTTAAAGCTCCACTATCCAGAGGCTATTTTGATTGCGGAAGATGCTTGGCATTACCCTAAAGTGACGGGAGAAGTGGAAGAAGGGGGCATCGGATTCCACTATAAATGGAACTTTGGCATGGTGCACGATGCTCAAGCCTATATGAAAACTATGCCTTCTGAACGTTCCGAAGTTCATCGGAAAATCACTTTTTCGATGGTATATTACCATGAAGAGCGGTATATTTCTACGTTTTCCCATGATGAACTGATTCCCGAAAAAGGGTCGTTATTAGGAAAAATGCCTGGAACGCTAGAAGAAAAGTTTCATCAATTACGGTTGCTTCTTGGTTTTTGGATTGCTCATCCGGGAAAAAAACTGTTGTTTATGGGACAGGAATTTGGCCATTTTGAGCCTTGGGATTTCCGCCCGCAGCTGGACTGGCATTTATTCGATTTAAAGGTTCACAGACAGATGGCGCTGTTTACCAAAGAGCTCCTTACTTTTTATAAAAAGGAAAAAGCGTTTTTTGAGTTGGACTATGAGCTCAAAGGATTTGAATGGCTGGAAGCTGATAACAGCGAGCAAAGCGTAATTTCTTTTATCAGAAGAGGGCATTCGGCTGAAGATACTTGCATTGTCGTTTGTAATTTCTCTGATCTTAAATATGAAGGATATCAAGTAGGGTTGCCAGCAGCCGGTGTTTACCAGCAAATATTTTCAACTGCAGATGCTGCATACGGAGGGCCGGGGAATGGAAGAGAAACAGAATTTGCGGCACAGGAAGTTCCGTGGAACAAGCAGCGATATTCAATGGAAATAGAATTGCCGGCGTTTACCATGAGCATTTGGAAACAAAAACAAGATGGGAGTGTAGAAGCATGA
- the glgA gene encoding glycogen synthase GlgA translates to MKIVMAAAECVPFVKTGGLADVMGALPKELVALGHEVLVILPNYSLIPEEYKNEFSLKEEVEVPFKGGSTSCKLFEYELQGVHYMLVENEGYFARNQIYSQPDDGERFAFFNRAVLAVVESLKEGVDILHIHDWHTAMIPFLLKEDARYASLKGKLKTILTIHNLQFQGWFPKSLLLEELEMNESYFNSDAVSRNGNLNFLKSGILHADKVTTVSPAYRNEILTEQYGEKLDSLLREREPDLIGILNGLDTEVYNPAADMAIEMVYDQTSIENKAVNKRAVQSRFGLPERGDVPLLTMISRLAGQKGIDVLQQTLPGILKTQDVQFVLLGSGESQYEQFFRELAAEFPKKVVAHIGFDESLAHLLYAGADIFLMPSHFEPCGLSQLVSMRYGTVPVANKTGGLKDTIAEYDLILRSGNGFLSDFSKQESFAEAMNRALSLYHQPEHWKTIKQNGMQGDYSWSRSAKEYANVYERLAGK, encoded by the coding sequence ATGAAGATTGTAATGGCTGCCGCGGAATGCGTGCCTTTTGTGAAAACTGGGGGGCTTGCAGACGTGATGGGCGCATTGCCAAAAGAGTTAGTGGCGCTTGGCCACGAAGTCCTGGTAATTCTTCCTAATTACAGCCTGATTCCCGAAGAATATAAAAATGAGTTTTCGTTAAAGGAAGAAGTCGAAGTCCCCTTTAAAGGTGGAAGTACAAGCTGTAAGCTTTTTGAATATGAACTGCAAGGCGTGCACTATATGCTGGTAGAAAATGAAGGCTATTTTGCACGAAATCAGATATACAGCCAGCCTGATGATGGTGAACGTTTTGCATTTTTCAACCGGGCTGTTTTAGCCGTAGTGGAATCCCTAAAAGAAGGCGTGGATATTTTACATATACATGACTGGCATACGGCAATGATTCCATTTTTACTGAAGGAAGATGCGCGCTATGCTTCTTTGAAAGGGAAGTTGAAGACGATTCTAACCATTCACAACCTCCAGTTTCAGGGTTGGTTTCCCAAATCGCTTCTGCTGGAAGAGCTTGAAATGAATGAATCTTATTTTAATAGCGATGCCGTGTCTCGGAACGGAAATCTGAATTTCTTGAAGTCAGGCATTTTACACGCAGATAAAGTCACGACCGTCAGCCCGGCTTATCGGAACGAAATCTTAACCGAACAATATGGTGAGAAGCTGGATTCACTATTGCGTGAAAGAGAGCCGGATTTAATTGGCATTTTGAATGGCTTGGATACAGAGGTTTATAACCCGGCCGCTGATATGGCCATAGAAATGGTATATGATCAGACTTCGATAGAAAATAAGGCGGTAAATAAGAGGGCCGTCCAGTCGCGTTTCGGACTTCCAGAGCGTGGAGATGTACCGCTTCTAACAATGATTTCCAGACTGGCAGGCCAAAAAGGAATAGATGTTTTGCAACAAACATTGCCGGGGATACTGAAAACACAAGACGTGCAATTTGTCTTGCTTGGTTCCGGCGAAAGCCAATATGAGCAATTTTTTCGGGAACTTGCCGCAGAATTTCCGAAAAAAGTGGTTGCCCATATCGGTTTTGATGAATCACTTGCCCATTTGCTGTATGCGGGTGCAGATATCTTTTTAATGCCTTCCCATTTCGAACCATGTGGGTTGAGCCAGCTTGTCTCGATGCGATACGGCACTGTACCCGTAGCCAACAAGACTGGAGGCTTAAAGGATACCATAGCGGAATATGATCTGATTTTACGGAGTGGCAATGGGTTTTTAAGTGATTTTTCAAAACAAGAAAGCTTCGCGGAAGCAATGAACCGGGCTTTATCCCTGTACCATCAGCCGGAACACTGGAAAACAATCAAACAAAACGGCATGCAGGGCGATTACTCTTGGTCACGTTCTGCAAAAGAATATGCTAACGTATATGAGAGACTCGCCGGAAAGTGA
- a CDS encoding glucose-1-phosphate adenylyltransferase family protein, with the protein MRLVAVIDAAVKKPGLEDLTMYRTTASVPFAGRYRLVDFTLSNIVNSNINAVGVFASYPFVSLLDHIGVGKNWDLDRRKDGLFFLPVSQKAGGQVTVGAFAALEEHTAFFEKSRQKYVVVTTCSTVCQIDYEEMLDAHIASGADITEAVSRDVGLNSYILAKSLLMELIQTYREKKVISVEDVVKLKKAPYSYGKYEYTGYYAIINSIESYFQASMDLLDSDKRNGLFLPGHPIYTKVKDEPPTRYLPGSQVNRSLLANGSTIEGTVENSIISRAVVIKKNSRLDHCVIMQKSVIEENCDLAYVIADKNVHIEEGVVLRGTPEKPVVLRKGERVSKEEVR; encoded by the coding sequence ATGAGATTAGTTGCAGTCATTGATGCTGCTGTTAAGAAGCCTGGCCTGGAAGATTTGACGATGTACCGCACAACCGCATCAGTTCCATTTGCCGGGCGTTACCGGCTGGTCGACTTTACTTTATCGAATATCGTAAATTCCAATATCAACGCTGTAGGAGTATTTGCTTCCTATCCTTTCGTTTCTTTGCTGGATCATATCGGTGTAGGGAAAAACTGGGACTTGGACCGCCGCAAAGATGGTTTGTTCTTTTTGCCCGTTTCCCAAAAAGCCGGTGGGCAAGTTACAGTCGGAGCATTTGCAGCACTTGAAGAGCATACAGCGTTTTTCGAGAAAAGCCGCCAGAAATACGTAGTTGTGACAACTTGCTCCACTGTATGCCAAATCGATTATGAAGAGATGCTCGATGCTCACATCGCTTCCGGCGCTGACATTACAGAAGCAGTCAGTAGAGATGTTGGGCTGAATAGTTATATTTTAGCGAAAAGCCTGTTGATGGAGTTGATTCAGACCTACCGTGAAAAAAAGGTAATCAGTGTGGAAGACGTAGTTAAACTGAAAAAAGCCCCTTACTCATATGGAAAATATGAATATACGGGCTATTACGCCATCATCAATTCCATTGAAAGCTATTTCCAGGCATCCATGGACTTATTGGACAGCGACAAAAGAAACGGGCTGTTCCTGCCTGGACATCCGATTTATACAAAAGTGAAAGATGAACCGCCTACCCGCTATTTGCCAGGTTCGCAAGTAAATCGGAGTTTACTGGCAAACGGCAGTACGATTGAAGGCACTGTAGAAAACAGCATAATTAGCCGAGCGGTTGTCATAAAGAAAAATTCGCGGCTAGACCATTGTGTTATTATGCAAAAATCGGTGATTGAGGAAAATTGCGACTTGGCGTATGTGATTGCCGATAAAAACGTTCATATTGAAGAAGGTGTAGTTCTCAGAGGGACACCGGAAAAACCGGTGGTTCTCCGTAAAGGAGAGCGAGTATCAAAGGAGGAAGTCCGATGA
- a CDS encoding SDR family oxidoreductase, with translation MAEGNFDNTDLKGYKASGALQGKVAIITGGNSGIGQAVAIAYAKEGAKVVIGYLDDEEATAKTIETIESYGGEAKALSGDLGKSENCNQLVQFALDSFGQIDILVNNAGYQYPQNNPVDITDEHLLKTFEIKAFAMLYLVRAALPHLKKGARIINTASINAYRGHSDLIDYAGANGAMVSMTRSLARRLVREEIAVNGIAPGPVWTPLITKTFGHLDPNLEEGFGKDVPAGRPAQPYELAKAFVFLADPQNSYMTGQFLHMNGGDYMST, from the coding sequence ATGGCTGAAGGAAACTTCGACAATACCGATTTGAAAGGCTATAAAGCAAGCGGAGCCCTTCAAGGGAAAGTGGCTATTATTACAGGAGGGAACAGCGGAATTGGTCAAGCGGTAGCCATTGCCTATGCTAAAGAAGGGGCAAAAGTCGTCATTGGATATTTGGATGACGAAGAAGCAACTGCTAAAACGATTGAAACCATTGAAAGCTACGGTGGGGAAGCGAAAGCATTGAGCGGTGATCTTGGAAAATCAGAAAACTGCAATCAGCTTGTGCAATTCGCCTTGGATTCTTTTGGCCAAATTGATATCCTGGTCAATAATGCAGGTTATCAATATCCACAAAACAATCCTGTGGACATCACGGATGAACACTTATTGAAGACATTCGAAATCAAAGCGTTTGCGATGCTTTATCTTGTGCGGGCTGCTCTTCCTCATTTGAAAAAAGGGGCTCGCATTATTAATACTGCCTCTATCAATGCGTACCGCGGACATTCAGATTTGATTGATTACGCAGGAGCAAATGGTGCCATGGTCTCAATGACGCGTTCACTTGCCCGTCGCCTTGTCCGTGAAGAAATCGCGGTGAATGGCATTGCACCGGGACCGGTTTGGACGCCGTTGATTACCAAAACTTTCGGCCACTTGGATCCGAACCTGGAAGAAGGGTTCGGAAAAGATGTGCCGGCCGGCCGGCCAGCCCAACCGTATGAACTGGCAAAAGCTTTTGTCTTTCTGGCGGATCCGCAAAACTCTTATATGACCGGGCAATTCTTGCATATGAATGGCGGAGACTATATGTCTACTTGA
- a CDS encoding MBL fold metallo-hydrolase, whose amino-acid sequence MKKRFLLIASLVLALVLAGCLQTPTPQEDSAEPPKTAVSEKKPGGLTVHFIDVGQADATLLQFEEFALLIDTGDWNSTAAVDYLKKLGLEKLDIVVGTHPDSDHIGQLEQVVQDFEVGEVWMSGNASTSNTFIDALKAIDETGTDYYEPRSGEVFDVGSLQVEVLYPEEITGKANEESISLKLTYGDVRFVFTGDAGVKEEQAMIDNGADLDAEILHLGHHGSNTSTSTAFLKAVSPEVAVYSAGMDNSYGHPHAEVIAATENAGAEVYGTDINGTIVLETDGKTYEISTEKEGTAVEGKNRCININAASSAELQEIEGIGPALADSIIKERPFEEIEELDEIKGIGKGKINAIKEQGLACVGE is encoded by the coding sequence ATGAAAAAAAGATTTTTGCTGATAGCTAGTTTAGTGCTGGCACTTGTGCTGGCGGGATGTCTGCAAACCCCGACACCGCAAGAGGATTCTGCTGAACCCCCGAAAACTGCTGTTTCTGAGAAAAAGCCAGGCGGTTTAACGGTTCATTTTATTGATGTGGGCCAAGCAGATGCGACGCTGCTGCAATTTGAAGAATTTGCATTATTGATTGATACCGGTGACTGGAACAGCACAGCTGCAGTCGACTATTTAAAAAAACTGGGACTTGAAAAACTGGATATCGTGGTGGGGACCCATCCGGACTCCGACCATATTGGCCAATTAGAGCAAGTCGTCCAGGACTTTGAAGTGGGTGAAGTATGGATGTCTGGAAATGCCAGTACATCGAATACTTTTATTGATGCGTTAAAGGCAATTGACGAAACCGGAACGGATTATTATGAACCGCGAAGCGGAGAAGTTTTTGATGTCGGAAGTTTACAGGTTGAAGTGCTGTACCCCGAAGAAATCACGGGCAAGGCCAATGAAGAATCCATCTCGCTGAAGCTGACTTACGGCGATGTCCGGTTTGTCTTTACTGGAGACGCCGGAGTGAAGGAAGAGCAGGCGATGATCGACAATGGAGCAGATTTGGACGCGGAAATTCTGCATCTCGGCCATCATGGGTCCAATACTTCCACAAGCACGGCATTTTTAAAAGCGGTATCACCTGAAGTGGCGGTCTACAGCGCCGGAATGGATAATTCCTATGGCCACCCGCATGCGGAAGTGATTGCGGCGACTGAAAATGCCGGAGCCGAAGTATACGGCACCGATATCAATGGAACGATCGTACTTGAGACTGATGGCAAGACGTATGAAATAAGTACTGAAAAAGAAGGGACAGCAGTTGAAGGGAAGAATCGCTGCATCAATATCAATGCGGCGTCATCTGCTGAGCTTCAGGAAATCGAGGGAATAGGACCGGCTCTGGCTGATTCCATCATTAAGGAACGGCCTTTTGAAGAGATTGAAGAATTGGATGAAATCAAAGGGATCGGCAAAGGAAAAATTAACGCGATCAAAGAACAAGGCCTTGCCTGTGTAGGGGAGTGA
- a CDS encoding DUF3219 family protein, with amino-acid sequence MSIQILINDRVIDAFSFSQETVADPASQRDLHKIIFDFKVTSKEYHDIAVLLYEMDFRIRVPEKGLDFPASISNYSTSVTNLYHEGEVADYHLELIEKA; translated from the coding sequence ATGAGCATTCAAATTCTCATCAACGATAGAGTCATCGACGCTTTCAGTTTTTCACAAGAAACAGTGGCTGATCCTGCTTCCCAGCGGGATTTACATAAAATTATTTTTGACTTTAAAGTAACCAGCAAAGAATATCACGACATCGCTGTGCTCCTGTATGAAATGGATTTTCGCATCCGCGTGCCTGAAAAAGGCCTGGATTTCCCTGCTTCCATTTCCAATTATTCAACTTCCGTTACCAACCTGTATCACGAAGGGGAAGTAGCTGATTATCATTTGGAATTGATTGAAAAAGCATAA
- a CDS encoding glucose-1-phosphate adenylyltransferase: MKRKVVAMLLAGGQGSRLKSLTHEIAKPALPFGGKYRIIDFPLSNCVNSGIHTVGVLTQYQPHVLHNYIGLGTPWDLDRRSGGVTMLTPYAGMEGIKWYDGTADAIYQNIKYLTEQDPKYVIILSGDHIYKMDYQTMLDFHIEQNAGATISVIEVPWKDASRFGIMNTDENMQIKEFVEKPAEPESNLASMGVYIFDWKKLEKYLQLDNDNKNSSHDFGKDIIPLMLEQGEKMMAYPYKGYWKDVGTVESLWEANMDLLNSNSGLNLNDPAWRIFSSNPQLPPQVIGETGYLQEALINEGCVIDGKVEKSVIFQDVEVKEGASLYECVVMSCVVVGKGAKLSRVIIEPNLEIPENFELKEQNGEIVLLTQDIIDEWKGSAGI, from the coding sequence ATGAAAAGAAAAGTAGTTGCAATGCTTTTGGCAGGAGGACAGGGAAGCCGTTTAAAATCGCTGACACATGAGATTGCCAAACCCGCTCTCCCGTTTGGAGGAAAGTACCGGATCATCGACTTTCCTTTATCGAATTGCGTGAATTCCGGGATTCATACAGTAGGTGTGCTGACGCAGTACCAGCCGCACGTTTTGCATAATTATATCGGGTTGGGTACACCTTGGGATCTGGATAGACGCTCTGGAGGCGTTACTATGCTGACGCCATATGCCGGAATGGAAGGCATCAAATGGTACGACGGCACGGCGGATGCCATTTATCAGAATATCAAATACCTGACGGAGCAAGATCCGAAATATGTGATTATTTTATCCGGAGACCATATTTACAAAATGGATTACCAGACGATGCTCGATTTTCATATTGAACAAAATGCAGGAGCGACGATTTCCGTGATTGAAGTGCCGTGGAAAGATGCCAGCCGTTTTGGGATTATGAATACAGATGAGAATATGCAAATTAAAGAATTCGTAGAAAAACCGGCAGAGCCGGAAAGCAATCTGGCTTCGATGGGTGTATACATCTTTGATTGGAAGAAGTTGGAGAAGTATTTGCAGCTGGATAACGATAATAAGAATTCCTCTCACGATTTTGGGAAAGACATTATTCCTTTGATGCTTGAACAAGGCGAGAAAATGATGGCTTATCCGTACAAAGGCTATTGGAAAGACGTGGGGACAGTAGAAAGTTTATGGGAAGCCAATATGGATTTGCTGAATTCAAACTCTGGGTTGAATTTGAACGATCCGGCATGGCGGATATTTTCGTCAAATCCTCAGCTGCCGCCTCAAGTAATCGGCGAAACTGGTTACCTGCAAGAAGCACTGATCAACGAAGGATGCGTCATTGACGGGAAAGTGGAGAAATCCGTCATCTTCCAGGATGTCGAGGTGAAAGAGGGCGCTTCTCTTTATGAGTGTGTAGTGATGAGCTGCGTTGTTGTCGGCAAAGGGGCGAAATTATCGAGAGTCATCATTGAGCCGAATCTTGAAATTCCGGAAAACTTCGAGTTGAAAGAACAGAATGGCGAAATCGTCTTATTGACCCAAGACATCATAGATGAATGGAAAGGAAGTGCAGGAATATGA
- a CDS encoding glycogen/starch/alpha-glucan phosphorylase, with protein MFYSKEEFKENFSMRLEQQEQPVTLQTAYSILAGMVREFVKRDWDETNHFYQKEQRKQLYYFSIEFLIGRMLGQNLMNLTIYELVNEGLGELGYDLAELEEQEPEPGLGNGGLGRLAACFMDSLASLQMPGHGCGIRYRGGLFSQVLKDGFQTEHPTDWINDSAGWDIRREDLATYIPFFGEVQPEHGQRFKASLTNAEWVKAVPYDMPIVGAYGKTVNTLRLWQAELPEQHLLPKADVETYKQHVVAISDRLYPDDSTEEGKILRLKQQYFLCSASLQTILKNRDFPVSALPKHVAIQINDTHPALAIPELMRLLLDGEGLSWEEAWGITTHTISYTNHTILEEAMEKWDSSMLEQLLPRIYMIIQEIDRRFKEKCHQENLDSEAKKKLSIIEDGIVKMATLAVVGSYKVNGVAKLHTEILKMREMKELNEHFPHKFHNKTNGITHRRWLMKANPELSSLITSVIGNEWTKDPVKLHQLNEFVQDPVFLGDFKSVKQQKKNQLTEYLEKNQTIKIDPESIFDMHIKRFHGYKRQLMNIFHIQMLYNRIKEDSAYRPYPRTFFFGGKAAKSYRFAKQVIKLINTVAEKINNDPVASKHLHIVFVEDYNVSRAEKMFPAADISEQISTASKEASGTGNMKFMMNGAITLGTFDGANIEIVEQIGDDNAFIFGVTAQQVMQFEEEKTYHAREIIEKDREIGQLISELLSGKLSKGLENIDFIRSQIIDENDPYFVLKDLQHYARTHNRVLAVYEDTLAWQEMSAVNIAQSGIFSSDRTIQQYSDEVWDLEKIYSR; from the coding sequence ATGTTTTATTCAAAAGAGGAATTCAAAGAAAACTTTTCAATGCGCTTGGAACAGCAAGAACAGCCAGTAACACTTCAAACCGCCTACTCAATTCTTGCCGGAATGGTGCGGGAATTTGTCAAAAGGGACTGGGATGAGACAAATCATTTTTATCAAAAAGAACAGCGGAAACAATTGTACTATTTTTCCATTGAATTTTTAATCGGCCGTATGCTGGGCCAGAATTTAATGAATTTAACGATTTATGAGCTGGTAAACGAAGGTCTCGGAGAATTGGGCTATGATTTGGCGGAACTGGAAGAGCAGGAGCCGGAACCAGGCCTTGGCAACGGCGGTCTGGGACGGCTTGCGGCTTGTTTTATGGACTCTCTTGCATCATTGCAGATGCCTGGGCATGGCTGTGGAATCCGTTACAGAGGCGGACTGTTCAGCCAAGTTTTGAAAGATGGTTTCCAGACCGAGCATCCGACAGACTGGATCAATGATTCTGCAGGTTGGGATATCAGACGAGAGGATTTGGCAACCTATATCCCGTTCTTTGGAGAAGTACAGCCTGAGCATGGACAACGCTTTAAAGCATCACTCACGAATGCCGAGTGGGTCAAAGCTGTGCCATACGATATGCCGATTGTCGGAGCATACGGGAAAACGGTCAATACATTAAGGCTCTGGCAAGCGGAACTTCCAGAACAGCATTTGCTTCCGAAGGCTGACGTAGAAACCTATAAGCAACATGTAGTAGCCATATCTGATCGCCTGTATCCTGATGATTCCACTGAAGAAGGGAAAATTCTCCGGCTGAAGCAGCAATACTTTTTGTGCAGTGCTTCCCTTCAGACGATATTAAAAAACCGTGATTTTCCAGTTTCCGCCTTGCCGAAGCATGTAGCCATCCAAATCAACGATACCCACCCGGCTTTGGCCATTCCTGAACTCATGCGTCTTTTGCTCGATGGCGAAGGGTTATCCTGGGAAGAAGCGTGGGGTATCACCACTCATACGATTTCATACACAAACCATACAATTCTGGAAGAAGCGATGGAAAAGTGGGACAGCAGCATGCTTGAACAGCTGCTCCCTCGTATTTATATGATCATCCAAGAGATTGACCGCCGTTTCAAGGAAAAATGCCATCAGGAAAATTTAGATTCAGAAGCGAAGAAGAAACTTTCCATTATTGAGGATGGGATAGTCAAAATGGCGACACTTGCTGTAGTGGGCAGTTACAAAGTTAACGGAGTCGCAAAATTGCATACGGAAATTCTGAAAATGCGGGAGATGAAAGAGCTGAATGAGCATTTTCCGCATAAATTTCACAACAAAACCAACGGCATTACTCACAGGCGCTGGCTGATGAAAGCAAACCCCGAACTTTCAAGCCTGATCACTTCAGTTATCGGAAATGAGTGGACAAAGGACCCGGTAAAACTGCATCAATTGAATGAATTTGTGCAGGATCCGGTTTTTCTCGGGGATTTCAAATCTGTGAAACAACAAAAAAAGAACCAGCTCACCGAATATCTAGAGAAAAACCAAACAATAAAAATTGATCCAGAATCCATTTTTGACATGCACATCAAAAGATTTCATGGCTATAAACGGCAGCTGATGAATATTTTTCATATCCAAATGCTTTACAATCGGATCAAAGAAGATTCGGCATACCGGCCTTATCCCCGTACATTTTTCTTTGGCGGTAAAGCAGCCAAAAGTTACCGATTCGCCAAACAAGTTATTAAGCTGATCAATACAGTTGCTGAAAAAATCAATAACGATCCGGTAGCAAGCAAACACCTCCATATTGTCTTTGTGGAAGATTATAATGTGAGCCGAGCAGAGAAAATGTTTCCGGCAGCCGACATCAGCGAACAAATCTCGACCGCTTCAAAAGAAGCTTCCGGCACCGGAAATATGAAATTCATGATGAATGGTGCCATTACCTTAGGCACTTTCGACGGAGCCAATATAGAAATCGTCGAACAAATAGGAGATGACAATGCATTTATATTTGGCGTGACGGCGCAGCAAGTCATGCAGTTTGAAGAAGAAAAAACCTATCATGCGCGGGAAATAATTGAAAAGGATCGGGAGATTGGGCAGCTGATCAGCGAGCTATTGAGCGGTAAGCTGTCAAAAGGCCTGGAAAACATCGATTTTATCCGAAGTCAGATTATTGACGAAAACGATCCATATTTTGTGCTAAAAGATCTCCAGCATTATGCCAGAACCCACAACCGGGTTTTGGCAGTTTATGAAGATACACTTGCCTGGCAGGAAATGTCGGCGGTCAATATCGCCCAGTCCGGAATTTTTTCAAGCGACCGGACCATCCAGCAATATTCGGATGAAGTTTGGGATTTAGAAAAAATATACAGCAGATAA